The following coding sequences lie in one Meles meles chromosome X, mMelMel3.1 paternal haplotype, whole genome shotgun sequence genomic window:
- the TCEANC gene encoding transcription elongation factor A N-terminal and central domain-containing protein translates to MNVDGTWSSRNARCLLLLRAARMSEQRQVAARASLIEQLMSKRNFEELGNHLAELETLQVTKEHLQETAVVRAVYGVLRNCPTVALKKKAKRLLSEWKALHKDLHFSPRDSPPSLPPGRMEEKPGLPRDPSQDELSGGSSSNSSSHDVAGALETLVPENSTSHMEPRDEHLGEPPDPAAPVRARCTELLYEALTSACTDQPRADVWQDLAREIEGHLFTLHSKNLRKYKTCIRSKVANLKNPHNSHLQQNLLSGTTSPREFAEMTALEMASEELKQLRASYTKSCIRERHLPQAAGGTPTRKIKCRRCEKFNCEVTVVARGTLFLPSWVRNSNPDEEMMTYVICNECGEQWYHSKWVCL, encoded by the coding sequence CTGCAAGGATGTCTGAGCAGAGGCAGGTAGCCGCCAGAGCGTCTCTTATTGAGCAGCTGATGTCTAAGAGGAATTTTGAGGAGCTTGGCAACCACCTTGCTGAGCTGGAGACTCTTCAGGTGACCAAAGAGCATCTCCAGGAGACGGCCGTGGTCAGGGCAGTGTACGGCGTCCTCAGAAACTGCCCTACGGTGgcgttgaaaaagaaagccaagcgTTTGCTGTCAGAATGGAAAGCGCTTCATAAGGATCTCCACTTCTCACCGAGGGACAGCCCTCCATCGCTCCCTCCGGGCAGAATGGAAGAAAAGCCCGGACTTCCTCGTGACCCAAGTCAGGATGAGCTGTCAGGCGGCTCCAGTTCTAATTCATCATCCCACGATGTGGCAGGAGCCCTGGAAACGCTTGTGCCTGAAAATAGCACGAGTCACATGGAGCCCAGGGACGAGCATCTCGGGGAGCCGCCGGATCCCGCCGCACCTGTGAGAGCCAGATGCACAGAGCTCCTCTATGAAGCCCTAACGAGCGCTTGCACGGATCAGCCCAGGGCTGATGTGTGGCAGGACTTGGCGAGAGAAATTGAAGGGCACCTTTTTACCCTTCACTCGAAGAACCTCAGAAAGTACAAAACTTGCATTCGAAGCAAAGTTGCCAACCTGAAGAACCCCCACAATTCTCACCTGCAACAGAACTTGCTCTCTGGGACCACGTCTCCGAGAGAATTTGCTGAAATGACGGCGCTGGAGATGGCAAGCGAGGAGCTGAAGCAGTTGAGAGCCTCCTACACGAAGTCCTGCATACGGGAGCGCCACCTTCCCCAAGCTGCCGGGGGCACGCCGACCCGGAAAATCAAGTGCAGGCGCTGCGAGAAGTTCAACTGCGAGGTCACCGTAGTCGCCCGAGGAACGCTTTTCCTGCCAAGCTGGGTGCGGAATTCAAATCCAGATGAAGAGATGATGACCTACGTGATCTGTAACGAATGCGGGGAGCAGTGGTACCATAGCAAGTGGGTGTGCCTGTGA